The Alphaproteobacteria bacterium genomic sequence CGATCGCCGTGGACTGAAGGTCCAGTAAGGGCGAGGGCATGGCGTTAAGGCGCTCCATTACATCAACACGATTTCAGCCTGCAACGCGCCGGCAGTCTTGAGCGCTTGCAGAATGGAGATCATGTCGCGCGGGCTGATTCCGAGCGAGTTCAACCCGTCGACGAGTTCCTGAAGGTTGACCCCTGATTCGACGACGGCCAGCTTGGAGTTGCTCTCGACGACGTCGATCTGTGTACGCGGAACCACGACGGTATCGCCGGCTTGGGCGAACGGCGCCGGTTGCGAAACCTGCGGTGTCTCCGTTACCCGAATGGTCAGGTTGCCTTGGGCGATCGCGACGGTATTCACGCGGACGTCGTTGCCCAGCACGATGACCCCCGTCGTTTCGTCGATCACGACTCGTGCCGGCTGATCGGGTTCGACGCGGAGCTGTTCGATGTCGGCCAGCAGCGCGGTCATATCGTTTGCGTAGGCCGCCGGCGCCGTTAGCACGATGGTGCCGGGATCGGACATCACTGCGGCTTCAATGCCGAGGAAGGCGTTGATCGCTTCGGCGACGCGCCGGGCCGTCGTTAAATCGGGGTTCTTTAGGGCCAATCGCATCCGCGCCAGATCGGCCATTTCGAACGGGATTTCTTGTTCGATGATGCCGCCGTTCGGCACGCGCCCCGAGGTGGGGACGCCCTTGACGAAGGTCGCAGCGTCGCCTTGGACCGAAAAGCCGCCGACGACCACCGGACCTTGGGCGACGGAGTAGACCTGACCGTCGGCACCGAGCAATGGCGTCACCAGGAGTGTTCCGCCCAGCAGGTTTTCGGCATCGCCGAGGGTGCTGACGGTCACGTCGATCCGGCTGCCCTGACGCGAAAACGGTGGCAGGTTGGCCGAGACCATGACGGCCGCGACATTGTCGGTGTTGAGATCGACGTTGCGAACGTTGACGCCGAGGCGTTCCAGCATCGCCTGCAGGCTTTGACGGGTGAAGGGCGAGTTCCGCAACGAATCGCCCGTGCCGTTGAGACCCACGACCAAGCCGTAGCCGACCAAAAGGTTGTCGCGCACGCCTTCGATATTGACGATGTCCTTGATTCGCGATGCGGCGCCTGCTGGCCCGGCGAGGGAGGCGATCAAGACGGCGCCGCCGATTGCCTGGGCGGCGCAGCGCAGAAACTTGGAGAGACGATCGGTATGGGGGCGCGGGATCATTGATTCGGTACCACCGGGAATTCTTCCTGGCTCTTCTAGTGCGAAGGCCGTGCCACGCCAATGTAGGCTTAACAAATTGATTTCATTATGTAATTCAAAGGAAGATTACGGCGTAAAGCGGCAAACGCTGCCCAGTCGGCCGACCTGGGCGGCAAAAGCTGCCGTCTCGTCGGCTTTTCTTTACGACCTGTTAAGCATGGCCTGCGATAGTCGCGGCCATGCTTCAGCAAGGAAGACCCTGTCGATGAAAGTTAACGGGCCCGGTCCGATACAGGCCAACGCGGTTCGCCGTACCCGTAAAAGCGGTGGCGGCGGCGGCGGTGCGGGCTTTTCCGATCAAATCGCGGCAAACGACGCCGAGCCAGCCGCCGCGGGACAAGTGCGCGGTCCGAACTCTTTGACGCCGGTCGATGCATTGATCGCGCTACAGGAAGTTGGAGACGCCCTGACCGGGCGAAAGCGCGCAATGGGTCGCGGTCGAGAGATGCTGGACCTTCTCGATCAAGTACGTCTCGGTCTTTTGGTTGGCGGAATCCCGAGGGCCAAACTCGGTGCCCTCGTCCAGGCCGTGAAAGCTGAACGGCTGGTGATTGACGACCCGCGGCTCCAACAGATACTCGACGAAATCGAACTTCGCGCTGCTGTCGAGTTGGCCAAATACGAACGCCTGTAACTGGCAGATTTCCGTCAAATAACAAAGCGTTAGCGCGCCCCCGGGTAGTCCTTGTGGGGCGGCGGTCCCGTCCTTATACTGCGGCGCCTTTTGGCGAAGTGTGTCTTTTCGGTATCACTAGGCTTCGGGGAACTGATGGCAAGCAGAACGATCGCACGCAAGGCAGCCTCAAAAGCTAAGGGCAAGGTGGCAAAGAAAAAGCCCGCCCGTGCCGCCGCGAAAAAGGCCGCGTCTAAACCGAAGCGGACCCTAAAAAAGGCCTCGGCGCGGAAGACTCCAGATCGGAAGAAGTCCTCCGCCAAGAAGGCGCCAACATCCGCTAAAAAATCTGCGCCCGCCGGGAAGGCAAAGCCCGTGGCGAAAAAACGCGCGGCAGCCAAACCGAAGGCACCGAAGAGTACGGCCAAATCGACCAAAGCTGCGGCAAAAAGACCGGCGGCGCGACCGAGCGCGTCGAAGGCTGGTAAAGCCGTCGCATCGAGCAAGCCTCGAGCTGGCAAGGCGAAGCGCGCACCGAGCAAGCAAGACGAAGCCGAGCGCGTCAAAGAGTCCAAGATCGCAGCAGCGGAGCGGGCCCGTCTGGCCGATGAGGAGCGGCGCAAGAGAGCGCAGTTGCATACTCGCGCCCGGGTTCCAAAAAACTACGAACCCAGCGAAAAAGAACCGTTCATGAATCCCAAGCAATTGGGATATTTCAAGAACAAGCTACTCGATTGGCGTGCCGAACTGTTGCGGGAATCGAATCAGACCCTCGCCCATCTTCAGGAGTCGAGCCTGTCGGAACCCGACTTGGCGGACCGTGCGTCGGCCGAGTCCGATCGTTCGCTCGAACTGCGTACCCGCGACCGCGAACGCAAACTCATCTCGAAGATCGATTCCGCGTTGGGCCGCATCGTCGATGGGAGCTACGGGTATTGCGAGGAAACCGACGAGCCCATCGGGTTGAAACGCCTTGAGGCGCGGCCGATCGCGACGTTGAGTATCGAGGCGCAAGAACGGCACGAGCGCCGCGAACGGGTCTACCGCGACGAGTAGTATCGAACGCCCGGACCGAGGAAAAAATGAAAAGGCCGGTCCATTCTGGACCGGCCTTTTCTCTGGCAAGGACGGACTTGCTAGAACGGGAACAGAATATCCAGAACCTGCTGACCGTAGCGAGGTTGCTGTACATCCGTTAGTTGCCCGCGTCCGCCGTAGGAAATCCGTGCTTCGGCAATCTGGGTGTGTTGGATCTGGTTCGTGGCAGTGATGTCCTCGGGCCGCACGACGCCGGCCACGAGCAATTCGCGCACTTCGAAATTGACGCGAACCTCTTGGCGGCCCTGGATCACCAGATTGCCGTTAGGGAGAACCTGGGTGACGATCGCCGCCACCGTGATGCTCAATGCTTCAGAGCGGTCGACCTTACCCGCGCCCTTCGACTTGGACGTGCTGCCAAGACTCAGTGCGGTGGCGGGGTTGAAGGCCTCCGGCAATAGCCGCTTCTCAAGCTGGGATTCCAAACCAAGAAGATTGGTGACGTCCGAGTCCTCTGTGTTCTCACGGGTTCTTTCGGTTTCGTTGTCGAACGAGGCCTGGTCGTTGATGTTGATGATCACCGTCAAGATGTCGCCGACGCGCGCGGCGCGCTGATCCTTGAAGAACGCGCGTGCACCTTGCCGCCACAGCGAATTGGACATGAAGTTGTCGGTGGTCGGGTCCGGCATCGGTAGGCTGACGACGCGGTATCCGGGGGCCTGGGTTGGGTTTTCGATCGGCGTGATCGGCGGCACCGTGCCGATTTGGGCCATGCGGTTGACCGCATTGCACGCGCTAAGACTGGTCGCCAACGCTAGGGCCAGCGAAACATTGCGAACGTGCCGAGTAGAGGGAAGGGCCATGGGAATATTCCTTTTCGACGCTAGTTGGTCGCGAGGAGCTGGTTGGCGGAGTTATGCGGGATGCGAATCTCTCCTTCGCCGCTGACGACGCCCTGAACGGTCTTCTTGCTTTTCAAGTTCAGTATTCTGACGACATCGTTGAGGGCACCGTCCTCCAGCGCTTGACCGTTGGTCTGGAGCAACATGAGACGCGTGTGGACCGAGAGGGTGACGAGGTCGCCCTTGCGTACCAGCCGCGGCGCCCAAACGTCGCCGACACGGATCGGTGTGTCGGGGCGGATCTGGCGTTTCGCCTCTTGGCCAACGACCTGCTCGATATCGGTCGCGGTTTGCCGGCGCACGCCGTCGGCACGGATTTCCACCCAGGCGACATCTGACTCCGAGATGATTTCACCCTTAGCAACTCCGCGGATCGTCACTGGTATTTCCAGGATCGAATGCGCGGTGCCGTCGAGTGAGATTTCCTGGGTCGCGAAGTCCTCGCCGCTGACCCGGAGCAGGGCGGTAAAGCGGCCGCTCGCGTCGTCATAGGACAGCCGGTCGATCTCTAGATCGAAAAGGCTGTCGGCAGGGAGTGGGACGTTGAGTCCCCGCGTCCGCAACTCGACATCGAACTGGCCCTTCGCCCCTTGATCTCGCAGCGCCTGACGCAAAACGATGCGCACATCCTCTTCCGACAGGGTTGTCGACGACCGCCGCACGATCACCGCGGTAACGGCGGGACCGGGTGTCCACGACAGGCCGTGTTGTTTAGCGAATCGCGCCAGCGTGCCGGGGCGGATCACGGTGCGTTCGCCGGGTTGAGGCGAGGGACCGACCCGCACGTTTGCGGCTCCGCCGGCATCCTCGAAGATATCGCCAAGTGTCAAATCCGGTCCCTCGACAACGATTGGCGACCGGAGTTGCGGCGCGGCACCGGCAAACAACGGCCAGCCCGCGACCAACGTCGCGCAAACAAAGAGGTAGAGGGAGCGTTTCATGTCCATGGAGCTATCGCCGGTTCGGGCGCCTCGCTATCTGAGGTTGGTGATCGTCCGCAACATTTCGTCGGACGCGGTGATGACGCGGGAGTTCATTTCGTAGGCGCGCTGGGCTGTGATCAGATTGGTTATTTCCGACACCGGATTGACGTTGGCGGTTTCGAGAAATCCCTGGAGAACGGTGCCCACGCCGCCGGTTCCGGGGGTGCCCACGGTGGCGGCACCGGACGCCGGGGTCTCGAGGTACAGGTTGTCGCCAACCGCCTCTAGTCCGGCCTCGTTCGGAAAAGTGACAAGTTCAAGTTGCCCGACGTTGGTAGGGTCGACCTGACCGTCGATCGAGACCAGGACCTCGCCGGATTGGTTGATGGTGACGCCGACCGAGTCGGCCGGCACCGTCACGCCGGGCGAGACCTGAAACCCGTCCTGGGTCACGATCTCACCGGTCGGCGAAAGCTGGAACGAGCCGGCCCGGGAGTAGGTTTCCTGCCCGTCCGGCAGCACCACGCGGAAGTATCCTTTGCCCTGGATTGCCAAGTCATAGGTGTTGCCCGTTTGAACGACCGAGCCTTGCTCGGTGATGCGGTAGACCGCGCCGGCATTGACGCCTGTGCCAAGCTGGATACCCGCCGGCACGATCGAGCCGCCGTCTGTCGATGTCGATCCCACGCGCAGTTGATTTTGGTAGATCAGATCCTGGAACTCCGCCCGCTGACGCTTGAAACCTGTCGTGTTCAAGTTGGCGATGTTGTTGGAGATCACCTCGACGTTGAGTTGTTGGGCCAGCATGCCTGTGGCAGCGATGCTAAGAGACCTCGTCATGGCGTTATCCTCTGTCTAACTCTTGGTTCGGTTACGCAGAAACCACTTCGCCCAGCTTTTCGACGGCGCGACGCTGGAGGTCGTGATTGGTTTGAATCATGTTGGCGGTCGAGGTGTAGGCGCGCACGACGTCCATCATGCGAGTCATCTCAACGATGCCCTGGATATTCGAGCCCTCGAACATGCCTTGGAGAACCTGGGCGTTCTGCGGTTCTTGCGGTTCCTGCTCGGTGCTGTAGAGGCTGTCGCCGATCTTGAGCATCCGTTGCGCGTCCTCGAAACTGACGAGCTGGAGCCTTGCGATCTCACCGAGTTCGCCGATCACCGCACCTTCGGCCGAGAACGTAATGTCGCCGTCGAGAGGGTCGATCACGATCGGGTCGCCGCGCTCGTCTAGAACCGGAAAACCGGATTGGGTGACGAGCCTGCCGTCGCCGTCGAGCTGGAAGCGCCCGTTCTGGGTATAGCGGGGGCCATCGGTTGTACCGACGACGAAGAACGCTTCTCCCTTCAGGGCGACGTCGAAGGGATTGCCGGTCCGTTGCATCGGACCTTCCTTCGTGTCCCGCCAAATCCCGCGATCCTGCACGTAGGACAGCTTCTTGCGGTCGCTCGTCTTGACGAGAAACTCTTCGAAGATCGCACGTTCGCCCTTGAACCCGGCTGAGTTCATGTTCGCGACGTTGTTCGCGATCAAATCGAGTTGGCGGCCCAGCGCGATTTGGCGCGACAGGCCAATGTACGAGGTGTTTTCCATTACCCTTCTTCCCTTGCCAGCCGGTCCGTTTTGGACCCGCTCTAACGATTGAAGGCGCCCACCTGAGGCAGCCAACACGATGCATCGGCTGTGCCAAACGATAAAACCCATATGTTTCAGGTGTTTAGCGTTTATTGCACGGTGTCGGAGTGGCTAGTATTGCGGGTGGTCCGGCACGGCTTGCCGGGAGAAACTTGCCGCACCCGTGCCCGCAGCGAGCGATTCTGCTATCGTCGGCAAGCGCGTCCCGGCCCGATTTCAACGAGTTGTTAACGATATGCGCCTAGGCTCTCGGAACAACGAAACGGCGGTCGCGAAAAGCGTTCCCATCAGCGAACTGGAAACGAGTTAATGAGCGATACCGACGAAGAAGAAATCGATGAAGTTCCTCCGGATGACGATGGCGATGATGAAGGTGAGGGGCGGCCAAAGAAGCGGGGGCGTAAACGCCTCATCATTCTTATTGCCGCGCCGCTCCTGGTCATCATCCTTCTGGTTGTTGGCGCTGTGGTCATGGGTATTGGACCGTTCGGCGGCGGCGCCGAGGAAGAAGTGGCCGCAGAGGAGTCCCATGGCGGCGAGGCTGGCGGCGAACACGGCGCCGAGGGCGCGCATGGCGAAGGCGGTGCGGGTCATGTCGGGTTCTATGAGCTACCGCAAATGACGGTAAACTTGAACACCACGGACGGGACCACATCTTTTCTAAGGTTGACGGTCTCGCTCGAGTTGGCAAACGACACACCCGAAACCCGCGCGCAACTCGATGCGATGCTGCCCCGGGTCATCGATAACTTCCAAGTATACATGCGCGAATTGCGGCTCGACGACCTCAGCGGGTCGGCGGGCTTGTTTCGCTTGAAGCAAGAACTGCTCTCGCGCACCAACCGGGCTGTCGACCCGGTCAAAGTTAGCGACGTGTTGTTCAGCGAATTGCTTGTCCAATAGGCGGCAACGAGATGGCGAATACAGAAACCGATGCACCCGCGGACGATATTGCCGCCGAATGGGAGAAAGCCCTCCAAGAGGAGGAGGGTGGTGGCACCGCAGATGCTGAAGTCGCTTCGGAATGGGACGAGCTTGCCGGCGGCGACGACGCCTCGGGACGCGTTCTCAATCAAGACGAGATCGACAATCTCCTAGGATTCGACTCCGGTTTCGGCGACGACTCCGAGCGCACCGGGATCCGGGCGATCGTCAATTCCGCGCTGGTTTCCTACGAACGGCTGCCGATGCTCGAGGTGGTCTTCGACCGTCTCGTGCGTATGATGACGACCTCGCTGCGCAACTTTACCTCGGACAACGTCGAAGTATCGCTCGACAACATTACCTCGATCCGTTTCGGCGATTACCTCAATTCCATTCCTCTCCCGGCCATCCTTGGCGTTTTTCGCGCCCAGGAATGGGATAACTACGGTCTGCTGACGGTCGATTCGTCGCTGATTTACTCGATTGTCGAC encodes the following:
- a CDS encoding flagellar basal body P-ring protein FlgI, whose protein sequence is MIPRPHTDRLSKFLRCAAQAIGGAVLIASLAGPAGAASRIKDIVNIEGVRDNLLVGYGLVVGLNGTGDSLRNSPFTRQSLQAMLERLGVNVRNVDLNTDNVAAVMVSANLPPFSRQGSRIDVTVSTLGDAENLLGGTLLVTPLLGADGQVYSVAQGPVVVGGFSVQGDAATFVKGVPTSGRVPNGGIIEQEIPFEMADLARMRLALKNPDLTTARRVAEAINAFLGIEAAVMSDPGTIVLTAPAAYANDMTALLADIEQLRVEPDQPARVVIDETTGVIVLGNDVRVNTVAIAQGNLTIRVTETPQVSQPAPFAQAGDTVVVPRTQIDVVESNSKLAVVESGVNLQELVDGLNSLGISPRDMISILQALKTAGALQAEIVLM
- a CDS encoding flagellar assembly protein FliX: MKVNGPGPIQANAVRRTRKSGGGGGGAGFSDQIAANDAEPAAAGQVRGPNSLTPVDALIALQEVGDALTGRKRAMGRGREMLDLLDQVRLGLLVGGIPRAKLGALVQAVKAERLVIDDPRLQQILDEIELRAAVELAKYERL
- the dksA gene encoding RNA polymerase-binding protein DksA is translated as MNPKQLGYFKNKLLDWRAELLRESNQTLAHLQESSLSEPDLADRASAESDRSLELRTRDRERKLISKIDSALGRIVDGSYGYCEETDEPIGLKRLEARPIATLSIEAQERHERRERVYRDE
- the flgH gene encoding flagellar basal body L-ring protein FlgH, yielding MALPSTRHVRNVSLALALATSLSACNAVNRMAQIGTVPPITPIENPTQAPGYRVVSLPMPDPTTDNFMSNSLWRQGARAFFKDQRAARVGDILTVIININDQASFDNETERTRENTEDSDVTNLLGLESQLEKRLLPEAFNPATALSLGSTSKSKGAGKVDRSEALSITVAAIVTQVLPNGNLVIQGRQEVRVNFEVRELLVAGVVRPEDITATNQIQHTQIAEARISYGGRGQLTDVQQPRYGQQVLDILFPF
- the flgA gene encoding flagellar basal body P-ring formation chaperone FlgA, with the translated sequence MDMKRSLYLFVCATLVAGWPLFAGAAPQLRSPIVVEGPDLTLGDIFEDAGGAANVRVGPSPQPGERTVIRPGTLARFAKQHGLSWTPGPAVTAVIVRRSSTTLSEEDVRIVLRQALRDQGAKGQFDVELRTRGLNVPLPADSLFDLEIDRLSYDDASGRFTALLRVSGEDFATQEISLDGTAHSILEIPVTIRGVAKGEIISESDVAWVEIRADGVRRQTATDIEQVVGQEAKRQIRPDTPIRVGDVWAPRLVRKGDLVTLSVHTRLMLLQTNGQALEDGALNDVVRILNLKSKKTVQGVVSGEGEIRIPHNSANQLLATN
- the flgG gene encoding flagellar basal-body rod protein FlgG, whose protein sequence is MTRSLSIAATGMLAQQLNVEVISNNIANLNTTGFKRQRAEFQDLIYQNQLRVGSTSTDGGSIVPAGIQLGTGVNAGAVYRITEQGSVVQTGNTYDLAIQGKGYFRVVLPDGQETYSRAGSFQLSPTGEIVTQDGFQVSPGVTVPADSVGVTINQSGEVLVSIDGQVDPTNVGQLELVTFPNEAGLEAVGDNLYLETPASGAATVGTPGTGGVGTVLQGFLETANVNPVSEITNLITAQRAYEMNSRVITASDEMLRTITNLR
- the flgF gene encoding flagellar basal-body rod protein FlgF, giving the protein MENTSYIGLSRQIALGRQLDLIANNVANMNSAGFKGERAIFEEFLVKTSDRKKLSYVQDRGIWRDTKEGPMQRTGNPFDVALKGEAFFVVGTTDGPRYTQNGRFQLDGDGRLVTQSGFPVLDERGDPIVIDPLDGDITFSAEGAVIGELGEIARLQLVSFEDAQRMLKIGDSLYSTEQEPQEPQNAQVLQGMFEGSNIQGIVEMTRMMDVVRAYTSTANMIQTNHDLQRRAVEKLGEVVSA
- a CDS encoding flagellar basal body-associated FliL family protein, with protein sequence MSDTDEEEIDEVPPDDDGDDEGEGRPKKRGRKRLIILIAAPLLVIILLVVGAVVMGIGPFGGGAEEEVAAEESHGGEAGGEHGAEGAHGEGGAGHVGFYELPQMTVNLNTTDGTTSFLRLTVSLELANDTPETRAQLDAMLPRVIDNFQVYMRELRLDDLSGSAGLFRLKQELLSRTNRAVDPVKVSDVLFSELLVQ